From a single Bacillus thermozeamaize genomic region:
- a CDS encoding nuclease — MRGEKGRRCRFRWHRLLLAVVAIVLLAGCSPETAAGDWHSVERVVDGDTFIIAGGERVRMIGVDTPETVKPGTAPEPYGKEASQYTKKMLAGKKVRLEFDVAERDKYGRLLAYVYLEDGTFVNEKLVAEGYARVLTIPPNVKYAERLLAAERQAREEGRGLWGLEEQPRKGLIKGNINSKGEKIYHVPGGRYYDVTKPEVWFETEEEAQAAGFRRARE; from the coding sequence ATGAGAGGAGAAAAAGGCAGGAGATGCCGGTTTCGGTGGCATCGGTTGCTCTTGGCCGTTGTGGCCATCGTCCTGCTGGCCGGCTGCTCCCCGGAGACGGCTGCGGGAGACTGGCACAGCGTGGAGCGGGTGGTTGACGGTGATACCTTCATCATTGCAGGGGGAGAGCGGGTGAGGATGATCGGGGTGGATACGCCGGAGACGGTCAAACCGGGGACCGCGCCCGAACCGTATGGGAAGGAGGCCAGCCAATACACCAAAAAGATGCTGGCGGGAAAAAAAGTACGGCTGGAATTTGATGTGGCGGAAAGGGACAAGTATGGGCGCCTGCTGGCGTATGTCTACCTGGAGGATGGCACCTTTGTCAACGAAAAACTGGTCGCCGAGGGCTACGCCCGCGTGTTGACGATTCCTCCCAACGTCAAGTATGCCGAACGCCTGCTGGCCGCTGAACGGCAGGCGAGGGAAGAAGGGCGAGGGCTGTGGGGACTGGAAGAACAGCCCCGCAAAGGCCTGATCAAGGGGAACATCAACAGCAAAGGGGAAAAGATTTACCATGTGCCTGGCGGACGATACTACGATGTGACAAAACCGGAAGTCTGGTTTGAGACGGAGGAAGAGGCGCAGGCCGCCGGTTTCCGCCGCGCCAGGGAGTGA